A stretch of the Vitis vinifera cultivar Pinot Noir 40024 chromosome 16, ASM3070453v1 genome encodes the following:
- the LOC100253536 gene encoding protein PAM68, chloroplastic has protein sequence MECCSFSTTTPLISPPSSTPALYISQFPISTPKLYSKNRLLHSTPPCASLNRPKGFGPSPRKTEKRKKLKKNYSDDEDEEEEEEEGAEAEEGVIPEIVTNRMISRMGFSVGIPLMIGLLFFPFFYYLKVGLKIDVPTWVPFIVSFFFFGSALLGVSYGIVSSSWDPLREGSFLGWTEAQNNWPVFWQSLWGRSGKK, from the coding sequence ATGGAATGCTGCTCATTTTCAACAACCACGCCGCTAATATCCCCACCTTCATCGACTCCAGCACTCTACATCTCCCAATTCCCAATCTCAACCCCTAAATTATACTCAAAAAACCGTTTGTTACACTCAACGCCGCCCTGTGCAAGCTTGAACCGGCCTAAAGGGTTTGGGCCTTCACCCAGGAAAAcagagaagaggaagaagctaaaGAAAAATTACAGTGATGATGAAGacgaggaggaagaagaagaagaaggcgCAGAAGCAGAGGAGGGCGTAATTCCTGAGATAGTGACGAACAGGATGATAAGCAGAATGGGGTTTTCAGTGGGGATTCCACTGATGATAGGGCTGTTGTTCTTccctttcttttattatttgaaggTGGGGTTGAAAATTGATGTGCCGACATGGGTGCCCTTCATtgtctccttcttcttctttgggtCGGCACTGTTGGGAGTGAGTTATGGGATTGTGTCCTCCAGTTGGGATCCATTGAGGGAAGGCTCCTTTCTGGGTTGGACTGAGGCTCAGAACAATTGGCCTGTTTTCTGGCAGTCTCTTTGGGGCAGATCTGGTAAGAAATag